CATGCCAAATAATTTTTCAATTAAAGACATAAAAAAGAAGATAGAGAGTATTTTAGAAGAACCTGAAATTAGATTTTGTGGTCTAATTGATAGTTCGGGGGAACTGATAGCAGGTGATTTTAAAAAAGGAGTGATTCCTTTAGAAACAGATAAGCAAAGAAAACAAATGTTTCAAGAATTAGCACATAGGGTCACAAACAGACAAGGCTTTGATTCAAGTCTAGGAAGAGTAAAATATTCTGCATCTAGAAGAGAAAAAGTTGTAATAATGAGTTTTCCTATTGGAAGATACATTATTTTAATCGTTACCGATTTAAGTATCAATATTGATAGATTTGCATGGAAAATCATATACAAGTTAGAAAGTCAATGGTCTGAGTTTTATGGATTTTAAAAATTAACAGGTCAGACATTTTCAAAAGAACAACATACAAAATCAAGATGCGTGTTTATCTCTTGGATCAATTTCCAGAGATTTGTTAAAGCATTCCATTGATTCTTCATACCTGCCCAAACTTCTTAATACCACACCTTTGTAATTCCAAAGATCTGGGTCATCTTGATTCAAAAGAAGTGCTTGCTCAAAGAATCCTAATGCATCATCAAATTTCCCGTCATCCATCAAAGATTTTCCCTTTTCAACAAGAGAGGTTATTGAATCCATAAATGATAAAAAACACCATTTGTATTAAATTTGAAATCGAAATGCAGGAAATAAACTAAATAGATTAAACAAATTTACAAGAATTAGGCTAAAATTTAAATAAATTTTTTGATATTATATTGTATGGAATTAGACGAAATAGATGAAAGAATTCTCAAAAATTTGTTAGTGGATGCAAGGCAATCAGCCAGACAGTTAGCCCTAAGATTAGGAATCTCAACTGTAACAGTTCTATCGAGAATTAAAAAACTTGAAAAAGAAAAAATTATCAAAGGATATACTGCAATTATAGATCACGAAAAGATAGGATATTCCTTAACTGCAATTATAGAAATCATGGCCAAAAATGATAAAATTGTTGATATTGAAAAAGAAATAGCAAAATTTGAAAACGTATGTGGGGTATATGATATCACAGGTTCAACAGACACAATAATTGTAGCAAAATTTAAGGAGCGAGATGAATTAAGTAAATTCGTTAAAGCCTTGGCAGTAATACCAAATGTTGAAAATACAATCACCCACGTAGTACTAAATACAACCAAAGAAGATTTCAGATTAACATAGGACCCATAAAATGAATAAATTTTGGATTTTTGCAATTTTACTAATTGTCGGTGGAATTCAAGTATCCAATGCACAAAATAATGAATTAGAAATGGAATTAGAGGTAACTGATGAAGAAAAAATCATGTTATTTACAGGTTTTTCAATAGTAGTTTTAGGTATAGTATTATTTTTAGCAAGAGATATCATATTGAGAAGAAAAACATCGTATGACAAAAACGAATTGGAGTCTAAAAAAGATAAAACGTTTGAAAAATATCACTCAGATTGGAGTGATGATTATGAAGAATTTGGAAATAGATACAACACAAAAGAGGATAAAGAATTTCGTAATGCATCTATAAACAATGAATTGCCAAACTATTATGAGATTTTAGGAATTACAAAAAATGCAACTCCAGACGAAATTAAACAAAAATTTAGAGAGTTAGCAAAAAAAACTCATCCAGATAAAACAAAAGAAAATTCTGAAGAAGAGATGATAAACTTAAACAAAGCATATGAAGTGTTATCAGATAAAGAACGTCGAGAAAAATATGACAGATATTTCAAGGTATGTTAGACAGATTCTAGATTAACAATAATCATACTTAATTCAATAGAATTTGGGGTCTGAACACTATTTGTAAGATTTGTAGATATCTCTAGAGGTATAGATTTTCCTGACAGTTCTAGCACCGTAGTAATTTTTAGTGTTCCAAATTCAGTATTAGGACCAAGCATTTTTTTGGTAAGTAATGGAACAATAGATAGATCATTAATCACACCTTTCATTTTGAAGGCAAATTTATCTGTAAAATATACGCCACCACGAGTGGTTGGCTCATTGACAGGAACAGAGGAGTGAGTAATAGATACATCATTTACAGGATAAGATACATCATTTATGAAAAGTCGGTATTTTGGAGAACCATTTTTATTAAAATCCATCAAATTTTTAAGTAAATCAAGACTAACTGACATTAAGAAATATCCAATCATAATTCTATTGAGTGTTTCGTGAAAATCAATAAAAATAATGGATTCTAGGGCAAAGATCATCTTTAAAACCAGCGATTCATTCTCATGTATATTGCAGCAGTTTGCAAATACTCATTCAATGAGAAATGAAATTCTCAGTATGATGGTAGAAATGGGATTGGGTGATGATCATTATGTTGAGATGTTAGACTATACAATAGACCTATTTGAAAGCCAGGGTCTTGGGACAGATTATTATGGATATCATAATATCAATCACGAATTAGAAGTAACATATGTATCACTTTTAGCATCAAAACAAGAAAAGATCAAATTAACTGAAGAGGATATAAAATATCTATATGTTTCAGCATTGTTTCACGACTTTGATCCTCAGAAAAGTGTAGACAAACCACATGAAGAAAATGTTCTAAAATTTATCTCAACTGATAGAAAATTGAGTCAATTAATTACCACTGCAAACATTGATTTAGAAATTGTTAAAGTATTGATTTTGAGGACCACATATCCTTGGAGTGGTGAACTTAAAAAAAATGCAGAAGAACAGATTAAACAATGTTTTTACAATTCAGAATTAACAAGAAATGATGAACAATACCAACAGCACATTATGGAAATAGGTTGGTATCTATCAGTAATAGATAGAATTAGTGGTTATGCACTAGGAGATTTTTCAAAAGCAATGGGGATGGCTAAAATGAATGCACATGCACTTGCATGGAGACCGTCATTAATTGTAAGAAGTTCAGTTGCATATTTTGAAGAATTGTTAAACAAGGAGACAGAAATGGTAAAAGAAATTTTAAAAGTTCTTTCAAAAGAAATGAGGAAGAATTTTTTTGACACCGTATTATCATTTATGAGGATAAGACAACAGGAAATTTCGATTCAGGCAAATGTATCATATAATAATTTCAAATTAATTCCAATAATTGAAAATATGATTACAAGAAAAGATCCAAATTTCATAAAGTCATTATATAAAATTTTTTTAGAGCTGCCAACACCACTTCAATTTGAGAAAGCAAATTTTGAAAAATCAATCAAGGATCCACAATTAATAATTAATACATTAAGATTAAATGACAAAAATGGCGAAATCATAGGATTCTCAAAAGGAGGTCCACTTGAAAAATACCGATTACGTGAAGAGATTAGAGATGAAAATTATGGTCTCGAAAATACAATATTCTTAGAACCCTTAGCATTGAAGATGGGGTATTGGGGACTAAAAGGAGGTAGTGAGATGCGCCATATGTTTATCATGCAATCACACGCTATGAAATACAAATTCTTGACGAGCTTTGCATTACGTGATGTTATCAAATCTAGAATCAACAAAGAGCAAGCAGAATTTGTTACACAGTTTGATCCTGAAAGATGGGATTATTATCGAATTAAAATTTAAGTTCAGCATATGAAAAAAATAGTTCTCAAAATATTAAAGTCTAAAATTCAGGGAGATGTTTTTTCCAGTAAGGAATTCAAGGAATTTTATTCGGTAGATGCTAGCTCATACAAAATAATCCCAAATGTAGTAGTTATTCCAAAGCATGAAAAAGATGTAATTAATGTCATAAAAATTGCAAAAAAATTTAAAATTCCAGTCACTGCACGTGGTGCTGGGACTGGACTTGTGGGTAGTGCACTAAATCGAGGAATCATACTAGACATGAAAAAGTTTGACAGTATTAAAATCTCAAAAAATTATGCATTGGTTGGTACTGGTGTAATTAAAGGGCAGCTAGATAAAAGACTAGAAAAAGTAAAGAAATTTTTCCCGCCAAATCCATCAATTGGTTCTTTTTGTTCGGTAGGTGGGATGCTAGGAAATAATTCAAGTGGGAGTAGGAGTTTAAAATATGGTAGCGTCATAGACAATGTCATAGAGATAACATTTGTTGATGGGAATGCAAGAAAGATAACATTACCAGAAAATAAAAACATTTCAAATAAAATTATAGAATTTACAAAATTAATAGATTCTAAAAAATTTCCTAAAACATCAAAAAATTCTTCTGGATATAGAATTGACAAAGTAAAATCAATTGGAGACACCCACAAGTTAATAATAGGATCTGAAGGGACGTTGGGAGTAATTTTATCAGCAAAAATAAAAATAAAAGATATAGCAAAAAGAAGAATTCTGTTTGTATTAGGATATTGTTCAATTGCAGATGCTTCAAGAGAATGTATGAAAATTAACCAAACAAATCCATCAACAATTGAATTTATGGACAAATTTATACTTGATCAGATTAAATTCAAATTTGTTAAAAATACAAAATGTTTACTTTATGTAGAATATGATGAAAATATTTTAGTAAAAGAAAGGAAATTACAATCAGTCATTACAGGTAAAATTGTTAAAAAATTAAAAAAAGAATATGAGATAGAACAGTGGTGGCGATATAGAGATTTATCACTACATTATAGTTTAAAAACAATAAAAAAAGGAAAAAGAATTCCACATGTAATTGAAGATGCGGCGGTTCCTTTGAATAATCTTCCAAAAGTATTTTCATTACTTAACAAAATAAACAAAAAATACAAGACAGTATCTATTGTTTATGGACATGCTGGCAATGGCAATATGCATGTGAGGTTAATTTCAGATGGAATAAAGATCAAAATCATTAAAAATATTGCAAAAGAATATTTTAATGAAATCATTAAACTTGATGGAACTATTACTGGTGAGCATGGCGATGGTCTTGCACGCTCAGAATTTGTCAAAAAACAATACGGAAGAAAGAACTATGGAATATTCAAAGAGATGAAAAAACTCTTTGATCCAAACAACATACTCAATCCAGGTAAAATCATCTCAAAAAAAAGTACCGTTATTAACAACCTAGAAATTTTCTAAAATTTGCAGTCTAAAAAATAAAACATGTTCAGAAACGCTTTATTAACTAAAAATTATCCAAAAAGTTGTGGTATGTAAGGGTGTAGGGTTATTAGTAATTTTAGTAATTGCTCCAATTGGTGTTATTCCATCATTTGGACTGACTGAATTAGAAAGAGCATCAATCCTAGATCCAAAATTAGTGAATGCATTTGGCTCCCCAATCGGAAATTCAATTAATGTTGATCAACAAATACAGATTTCAGCTTATGTCATAAACAATCAAGAAGAATCTCAGAATTTTGCGTATCTTGTTCAGATCAAAAATGAAAACGACATGGTTGTTTTTTTTGGATGGGTTGTTGGTGAATTAGATCCACAACAAAAATTTAATCCATCATTATCATGGGTTCCAAAGGAATCAGGAGAATTTATTGCAGAGATTTTTGTATGGGAGGGATTTCCGGTTAATCATAAAGCATTAACTGAATACATAACGTTGAAAATCAATGTAAGTTAAAAGATTCAATAAAAAAATTATTTTAAAAAATATGTTAACATATAAGAGGTTCTAATGAATTATTCATAAAAATATCCAATGAAAAATAATGATATAAAATACAATAATTAAGATCTTAGATTTGTCTATTAGTGAAAAAAAATCAACAAGTTCTCGCTAATATGACATCGAGTGTATTAAAGATATGACAATAGGATATTGTGTAAAGTGCCGAGATAAACGTGAAATCAAAGGCTCCAAACCATACACCATGAAAAATGGAAAACCTGCAATTAAGGGCACTTGCCCAACTTGCAGTACAGCCATTTTCAGAATCGGTAGAGGATAAATTTCAGATTAGTGAAATTCAATACTGCCATTCATCAGTAAGGCCATTCCACAGATACCACATAGTGGATGGATCCTTTTCTATTTCTTCAGTAATTCTATTTTTTAACACAAAAGAGAAATTTTCCAATGCATCGATACCGCCATCAGCATACAATTCATGACCAATCTCGGTGATTCTTTTATGTTTTTCAGCGATTTCTTCAGAATCTGGGTTTTGAAGACAGAAGGTCATCAAATCAATCAATTCCTCCTCTAACATAAAGTCCATACAAAACCATATACTTTCAAGCAATTTTTAAGTTTTGATTATTTTTATGGAGTTTATTCTTGCTAAAAAAGAAAGAAAAAAAGACATTTGAAGAAAGAATAAAAAGATGTCCAGAAAGACACAGTGAAATATCATGACATAATAGCCTTAGCAACATATTACAGAATCGCAATTTTGGTAAGAAAATCAATGCTAAAGAACATTCAGGAAAAATAAAATTTTAAAACTAGTACTTTACAATAAGAATAGAGCAAGGTGAATTATTTGCAAGTTTATTTGAGACACTTCCAAGAAAAAACCTTGCTGTTGCACCAAGACCTTTACTTCCAACAACAATCAGATTGCATTGTTCTTTTTTTGCGAGTTTAATAATTTCGTTTGTAATGTTTCCTTCTTTTAGAATTATTTTTGAGTCTACACCGTGCTGAGTGGCTATGTTCTTTCCTTTAATCAAAACCTTGTTTCCAACTTTTCGTAACATTTTCAAATATTCTAGTCTATCCAACAAATTAAGAGGAATTGTTTTTTCAACAACATACAAAAGTATTAACCGAGATTGATAATTTTTTGCCATATCACACGCATGTAGAAGTGCTTTTTCTGAATACTTTGAACCATCAAGAGGTACTAAAATATTCATAAATAATGCTTTTCTCACGAAATATTTTGCAAATCATATCTATTTAACTAAACCCTTGAAAATCTAATGTGATTGGGTTTTTCATTAATTTTGGGGCATATCAAAACATGATGAACATAGATGCAATATCTACAATTTTTTCATTGTTCCTTTTTTCAGTCATATATGATATATCCATTCTGTCAAAATATCATACTAATTTTTTAATTACCAAACGGATTTCTTTAAGTTTTTTTTCTAATTTTTCTCTTTTAGTTGGAGAAATTGAATCATGGTACAATTTACGTAGAATAAGATTCTAGTGCAACCATATCTACAAGGATATTTTTTGTTGCAATATCATATTAAATACTATAATACACAGAAAAAATATCCAAATCTCTAGAAACACTATACCAGAATAGAGAAAATGAGTTCAAGTTTTCACAGGGATTTTTAAGTAAAGAGAGTATAGGTCAAAACAATTTTAAAAATAATTCTGTAAATATTTTATATCCGTAATTATGAAGATAAAATGATTACAGAAATAACAATCAAAGTAATTCCTGCTACAATTAATACACCTTTAAAGAGCGTTTTGAATCACATCAACCATTTTTCAACATTAATTTACAGTGACTGAACCATTTGCCCAAGGATGAATCATGCAGAAATAAGCATATTTTCCAGATTCTTCAAATTTGTGGGTAAATGTCTTGCCAGATTTTATCAATCCACTATCAAATTTTTTATCTGGTCCATTAATGATATCTCCACTGGTAACTGTATGTGCTGATGAATCATCATTTTTCCAAATTACTTCCCCTCCTCTGAAAATTATTAGAGATGAAGGATCATAACATTTGTCATATTCTTCACATCCAGTAAAAGATGTTCCTTCAGGGATGCTTACCAGTCTAACTGTAGCCTTGGAACTAGTCAACTCTTCAGCCACCTTCATTCCTTTTTCTGTAGCTGTTTTGGTTTCTTCCAAAATTTCTTTGCTTTCTTTTGTTATTTCTTTAATTTTTTCAATAGCAGGTTCTATGTCTTTTTTGATATCTTTTGCTTGATCTATAATTGGCGCAACTTTTACTGGAATGTCTGATGGAGCTCCGCTTCCACCAGTCATGGTAAACCCAACTGCTGCAGCAACTATTACTACTGCAATAATCATCCCCATCTTATCAAGAGAAGTCATATGGATTGTTTTGATTTTCTTTTAGTTATAACATGCACATATGATTCTCAATTATAAAATAATGATTTATCCCAGCCTCGCTATTTTGAAAACTCGGTTTGAGAATCCAGATACATCATAAGATACCAAAATATTTTTCAAATCCATGTTAAACACAAATAAGATTTTCTTATTAATCCCTAGAATAATTATTGGTTGAAAAAATTAATTTCATTTTCACGTATGAGAATATTAAATTAGTTTAATTGTAGATATGATGATTCAAGATTATGAATATTGAGGGGTTGTATATGCTAAAAAGTGTAGAGTATTCTGAAGAAAAAATCCACGAAGCCATCAAAATTCTTTACACAGATAGAAAAAATGAATTTCAAGAATTAGCTCAAGTGATTCTTGGAGAAAAGACACTAAAAGAAATGTCAAACTGGAAAGAGTTCATTTTAAATTTTAGTTTGGATGTGGGTGATTCATTTAAAACATGGACGGGTCAAAAGCCACCATCTGGAACTTCCCCACAAAAAGCTTTAACAATTTTAAGAAAAGTTGGAAATGGAAAAACATCAATGAATCAATTAACACATTTACTAAACATAGCATACAATCTATCATCTGAATTCAAAGAAATTTACAGACGCTTAAAATAGAAAATTATCGAACTAAATGACTGAAAAAACATATCCAAAATGGTATCAACCAATTCACCAAGTTACTGAAAAAGAAAATTTCAGAAATGAATTGCTAAATGCCATACTGATTGATCATTCAAAAGAAAAAGAAGAAAGTCTGGATGCTGATATTTTTGATGTGATAAGTAGAGGAAGATCGACTACGAAATTTGAGTCAAAGCCAATTGATGAGTGAAAACTAAGATAACTTCAAAATAATGAAATCCTACAAACAAAAGTCTCAAATCTACCCAATCGGATGAGTTATCATTTAAAATGAAATTTAATTTAAGAAAATTTGGTATGGGTCTAGGACCTATACTATTTTTTCTAATCCTGTTAATGCCCACACCTGAAGGAATGCCAGATACTGCAAAAGCAGTATTTGCAATTTCTGTATGGATGATTGCTTGGTGGATTACAGAGGCCATTCCCATTTATGCAACGGCCTTACTACCTATGGGATTAATTCCAACATTTGGGATATTATCTATTAAAGAAATCGCAGCCGAATATATGCATCCAATAATTGTGTTATTACTTGGAATGTTCATGATAGCACTGGCAATTGAAAAATCAGGATTGCATAAAAAAATTGCATATGAGTTGATATCGGTATTTGGATATTCTCCAAAGAAAATTGTGTGGGGATTTATGATTACAACTGCACTGTTATCCACGGTGGTAATGAGTACTACAGTTGTTCTAATATTGCTTCCAATTGCAGGAGTGATTCTCACAGCATTATCTAAAACAAGTTTTGTTACAATAAAATTCAAAGTTATTTTCATGTTGTCCATTGCATATTCATCATCTATTGGTAGTGTAGCAACTTTAATTGGAGCCCCACCAAACTTGCTTTATTCTGCAGCAGTGATAGAGATGTTTTCGCACAAAGTAACATTTGCAGAATGGTCTATGCTTGGAGTGCCACTTGCAATATCAATGCTAATTCTTTGTGGGCTGTACATGACTTCACAAATTGGAAAAAGCAATTTTGAGACAACATCTGAAATCAAAAGAACATTACTGCTTGAAAGATCACGGATTGGGAAAATTACAATGGAGCAAAAAACAGTGCTTGCTGTATTGTTAGGAGTGATGATACTGATGTTCACCATGCCATTATGGCAACCAGAGAATTCTTTTATTACAAATTCAGTAATTGCAATTTTGGGAGGAATTTCTCTCTTTGTTCTGCCAAAAACCCGCTCTGAAAGCTTGATGAACTGGGCAGGAATTGAAAGGCTTCCCTATGGGTTATTGTTCTTGCTTGGTGGGGGATTTGCGTTATCTTTGGCATTTGTAAATTCTGGATTAGCAAATTGGATTGCCAATGCTCTTTCATTTGTTGGAGATTATCCTTTTGAGGTGGTAATTCTTGCGCTAGTTGCAATGATCATGTTTCTAACAAACGTCAAATCAAATACTGCCACTGCTGCAATTTTCATCCCTATAGTTGGAACAATGGCTATGCTAAACGAATGGACTCCATTACCAGTTTTGTTTGCGATAACTGTTGCAACATCATTTGCATTCCTATTACCTATGGGAACCCCACCAAATGCTCTCATCTATGAAAAAGCACAGATTCCAATCAAAGCAATGGTAAAACATGGTATGGTTCTCAATGTCATGGCAATTGGCTTGATTACGTTGTTTACAATACTGATAACAACAAAAATACTAATCTAAAAAATAGAGTTTATTTATTGTAGTGTAATCGATGTATACATGTATAAGACTATTCTTGTTCCACATGCTGGAACTTCTGCTGGTGATGAGGCATTAAAACATGCAATCCATGCTGCAAAAGACACATCTGCTAAAATTATCATGTTACATATTGTAGAAGAGATTCAATACCCACGATCATTTGGACTATCTGAATCTGAAAGAGAAAATATGTTTAACAGCATAAAGGAGGCAAATGAGGATATTAGAAAATGTATGGAAAAAGAAATGGAAAAGAGAATGCAGCAATGTAAAGACTCCAACATTGAATCTCAAATTAAAGTTGTAGTCGGTGATGCAGCAGAGATAATTCTTGATGCAATAGATGAGCAAAAAGTTGATCTTGTAGTAATGGCAAAGAGAAGAAAACTGACGGGAGTGAGGAAACTATTATCACTAGGAAGCGTTTCCAGAAAAATCGTTGAAAACACATCCTGTCCCGTCTTGTTAATTGAT
The DNA window shown above is from Nitrosopumilus sp. and carries:
- a CDS encoding tetratricopeptide repeat protein gives rise to the protein MDSITSLVEKGKSLMDDGKFDDALGFFEQALLLNQDDPDLWNYKGVVLRSLGRYEESMECFNKSLEIDPRDKHAS
- a CDS encoding Lrp/AsnC family transcriptional regulator, producing MELDEIDERILKNLLVDARQSARQLALRLGISTVTVLSRIKKLEKEKIIKGYTAIIDHEKIGYSLTAIIEIMAKNDKIVDIEKEIAKFENVCGVYDITGSTDTIIVAKFKERDELSKFVKALAVIPNVENTITHVVLNTTKEDFRLT
- a CDS encoding DnaJ domain-containing protein, which translates into the protein MNKFWIFAILLIVGGIQVSNAQNNELEMELEVTDEEKIMLFTGFSIVVLGIVLFLARDIILRRKTSYDKNELESKKDKTFEKYHSDWSDDYEEFGNRYNTKEDKEFRNASINNELPNYYEILGITKNATPDEIKQKFRELAKKTHPDKTKENSEEEMINLNKAYEVLSDKERREKYDRYFKVC
- a CDS encoding HD domain-containing protein, whose product is MRNEILSMMVEMGLGDDHYVEMLDYTIDLFESQGLGTDYYGYHNINHELEVTYVSLLASKQEKIKLTEEDIKYLYVSALFHDFDPQKSVDKPHEENVLKFISTDRKLSQLITTANIDLEIVKVLILRTTYPWSGELKKNAEEQIKQCFYNSELTRNDEQYQQHIMEIGWYLSVIDRISGYALGDFSKAMGMAKMNAHALAWRPSLIVRSSVAYFEELLNKETEMVKEILKVLSKEMRKNFFDTVLSFMRIRQQEISIQANVSYNNFKLIPIIENMITRKDPNFIKSLYKIFLELPTPLQFEKANFEKSIKDPQLIINTLRLNDKNGEIIGFSKGGPLEKYRLREEIRDENYGLENTIFLEPLALKMGYWGLKGGSEMRHMFIMQSHAMKYKFLTSFALRDVIKSRINKEQAEFVTQFDPERWDYYRIKI
- a CDS encoding FAD-binding oxidoreductase, with amino-acid sequence MKKIVLKILKSKIQGDVFSSKEFKEFYSVDASSYKIIPNVVVIPKHEKDVINVIKIAKKFKIPVTARGAGTGLVGSALNRGIILDMKKFDSIKISKNYALVGTGVIKGQLDKRLEKVKKFFPPNPSIGSFCSVGGMLGNNSSGSRSLKYGSVIDNVIEITFVDGNARKITLPENKNISNKIIEFTKLIDSKKFPKTSKNSSGYRIDKVKSIGDTHKLIIGSEGTLGVILSAKIKIKDIAKRRILFVLGYCSIADASRECMKINQTNPSTIEFMDKFILDQIKFKFVKNTKCLLYVEYDENILVKERKLQSVITGKIVKKLKKEYEIEQWWRYRDLSLHYSLKTIKKGKRIPHVIEDAAVPLNNLPKVFSLLNKINKKYKTVSIVYGHAGNGNMHVRLISDGIKIKIIKNIAKEYFNEIIKLDGTITGEHGDGLARSEFVKKQYGRKNYGIFKEMKKLFDPNNILNPGKIISKKSTVINNLEIF
- a CDS encoding DUF5679 domain-containing protein — translated: MTIGYCVKCRDKREIKGSKPYTMKNGKPAIKGTCPTCSTAIFRIGRG
- a CDS encoding universal stress protein; translation: MRKALFMNILVPLDGSKYSEKALLHACDMAKNYQSRLILLYVVEKTIPLNLLDRLEYLKMLRKVGNKVLIKGKNIATQHGVDSKIILKEGNITNEIIKLAKKEQCNLIVVGSKGLGATARFFLGSVSNKLANNSPCSILIVKY
- a CDS encoding plastocyanin/azurin family copper-binding protein, with product MTSLDKMGMIIAVVIVAAAVGFTMTGGSGAPSDIPVKVAPIIDQAKDIKKDIEPAIEKIKEITKESKEILEETKTATEKGMKVAEELTSSKATVRLVSIPEGTSFTGCEEYDKCYDPSSLIIFRGGEVIWKNDDSSAHTVTSGDIINGPDKKFDSGLIKSGKTFTHKFEESGKYAYFCMIHPWANGSVTVN
- a CDS encoding DASS family sodium-coupled anion symporter, coding for MGLGPILFFLILLMPTPEGMPDTAKAVFAISVWMIAWWITEAIPIYATALLPMGLIPTFGILSIKEIAAEYMHPIIVLLLGMFMIALAIEKSGLHKKIAYELISVFGYSPKKIVWGFMITTALLSTVVMSTTVVLILLPIAGVILTALSKTSFVTIKFKVIFMLSIAYSSSIGSVATLIGAPPNLLYSAAVIEMFSHKVTFAEWSMLGVPLAISMLILCGLYMTSQIGKSNFETTSEIKRTLLLERSRIGKITMEQKTVLAVLLGVMILMFTMPLWQPENSFITNSVIAILGGISLFVLPKTRSESLMNWAGIERLPYGLLFLLGGGFALSLAFVNSGLANWIANALSFVGDYPFEVVILALVAMIMFLTNVKSNTATAAIFIPIVGTMAMLNEWTPLPVLFAITVATSFAFLLPMGTPPNALIYEKAQIPIKAMVKHGMVLNVMAIGLITLFTILITTKILI
- a CDS encoding universal stress protein, with protein sequence MYKTILVPHAGTSAGDEALKHAIHAAKDTSAKIIMLHIVEEIQYPRSFGLSESERENMFNSIKEANEDIRKCMEKEMEKRMQQCKDSNIESQIKVVVGDAAEIILDAIDEQKVDLVVMAKRRKLTGVRKLLSLGSVSRKIVENTSCPVLLIDVENK